Proteins from a single region of Ensifer adhaerens:
- a CDS encoding NAD(P)H-dependent oxidoreductase, protein MHILLVLAHPLEGSFAASVAREARAALEANGHSVDLLDLYREDFDPRLSVAERGSYFTDAYDRGAAASWIARLQAAEGLVLVFPQWWFNFPAILKGFFDRVFAPGVAFDNDPAGGRIIPRLHNIKVFWALTTTGSPWWVVHLYMGNPVKRLLKRGIAAFCAKGLNFRMLALHDMDRATDAKRKAHLARVRQLVARI, encoded by the coding sequence ATGCATATTCTGCTCGTGCTTGCTCATCCGCTCGAAGGCAGTTTTGCCGCAAGCGTGGCGCGTGAGGCGCGCGCCGCCTTGGAAGCGAACGGTCATTCCGTCGATCTGCTCGATCTTTATCGGGAGGATTTCGATCCGCGCCTGAGCGTTGCGGAGCGCGGCAGTTATTTCACCGACGCCTACGATCGAGGTGCTGCCGCCAGCTGGATCGCACGCCTGCAGGCGGCCGAAGGTCTCGTGCTCGTCTTTCCGCAATGGTGGTTCAACTTCCCGGCGATCCTGAAAGGCTTCTTCGATCGCGTCTTTGCCCCGGGTGTCGCCTTCGACAACGATCCGGCCGGCGGCCGCATCATCCCGCGCCTTCACAACATCAAGGTGTTCTGGGCCCTCACCACCACGGGCTCGCCCTGGTGGGTGGTGCATCTCTACATGGGAAATCCGGTCAAGCGGCTGCTGAAACGCGGCATCGCCGCCTTCTGTGCCAAGGGGCTGAATTTCCGCATGCTCGCGCTGCACGACATGGACAGAGCAACCGATGCCAAGCGCAAGGCGCATCTGGCGCGTGTCCGTCAGCTCGTCGCCCGTATCTGA
- a CDS encoding MarR family winged helix-turn-helix transcriptional regulator produces the protein MDRVDRILAQWHRERPDLDVSAMGLLGRLSRVSTHIAREIERTFAERGLSASSFDVLAALRRSGAPYRLSPGELLDTTMVSSGTMTNRIDQLEKAGLVERIANPEDRRSVIIALTEEGLHRVDEAASAHVANQHRVVSELSPEERATLDGLLRRYLAAFE, from the coding sequence ATGGATCGCGTTGACAGGATATTGGCCCAGTGGCACCGGGAGCGGCCGGACCTCGACGTGTCTGCCATGGGCCTGCTCGGCCGCCTCTCGCGGGTTTCGACCCACATCGCCCGGGAGATCGAAAGGACCTTCGCCGAACGCGGCCTCTCCGCCTCGAGCTTCGACGTGCTCGCAGCGCTTCGTCGTTCAGGCGCTCCCTATCGGCTTTCGCCGGGCGAACTGCTGGATACGACCATGGTCAGCTCCGGGACGATGACCAACCGCATCGACCAACTGGAGAAGGCGGGACTGGTCGAGCGAATTGCCAATCCCGAGGACCGGCGCAGCGTCATCATTGCGCTCACGGAAGAAGGGTTGCACCGTGTCGACGAGGCCGCGAGTGCCCATGTGGCGAACCAGCATCGGGTCGTTTCCGAACTCTCGCCCGAGGAGCGGGCGACCCTCGACGGGCTGCTGCGCAGGTATCTGGCAGCGTTCGAGTAA
- a CDS encoding EamA family transporter, translating into MSTNRTADLVLTALAPAIWGSTYLVTTQFLPTGYPLTVAMLRALPAGLLLLLIVRRLPEGIWWPRTFILGALNFSFFWAMLFVSAYRLPGGVAATVGAVQPLIVILLSRVFLGSPIRTLSVVAGLAGIVGVALLVLTPGATLDPLGVMAGLAGAVSMAFGTVLSRHWAPPVPPLAFTAWQLTAGGLLLVPAALFFEPSLPPLTTANVLGLTYLGLIGAAFTYLLWFRGLSRLEPSAVSPLGFLSPVVATLLGWGVLGEQLTPVQALGILVVFVSVWLSQRTQLMPRVRPVRA; encoded by the coding sequence ATGAGCACGAACCGCACCGCCGATCTCGTTTTGACCGCACTCGCGCCGGCCATTTGGGGCAGTACCTATCTGGTCACCACGCAATTCCTGCCGACAGGCTATCCCCTGACCGTTGCGATGTTGCGCGCCCTGCCGGCAGGGCTTCTGTTGCTGCTCATCGTCCGCCGATTGCCGGAGGGCATCTGGTGGCCGCGCACCTTCATTCTGGGCGCACTCAACTTCTCCTTCTTCTGGGCCATGCTGTTCGTCTCCGCTTACCGGCTGCCGGGCGGCGTTGCTGCGACGGTCGGCGCCGTCCAGCCGCTGATCGTCATCCTTTTGTCGCGCGTCTTCCTCGGCTCACCGATCCGCACGCTCAGCGTCGTCGCCGGCCTTGCCGGCATTGTCGGCGTTGCCCTCCTGGTGCTGACACCCGGCGCCACGCTCGATCCGCTCGGCGTTATGGCTGGTCTCGCCGGTGCCGTCTCCATGGCCTTCGGCACGGTGCTGAGCCGTCATTGGGCCCCACCGGTCCCGCCGCTCGCCTTCACCGCCTGGCAGCTGACAGCCGGTGGCTTGCTTCTCGTGCCGGCGGCCCTGTTCTTCGAGCCGTCGCTGCCGCCGCTGACCACGGCCAACGTTCTCGGGCTTACCTATCTCGGCCTCATCGGCGCCGCCTTCACCTACCTGCTCTGGTTCCGCGGCCTCTCGCGTCTCGAACCATCGGCCGTGTCGCCGCTTGGCTTCCTGAGCCCGGTCGTTGCGACTTTGCTCGGCTGGGGGGTGCTTGGCGAGCAACTGACGCCGGTCCAGGCCCTCGGAATCCTCGTCGTCTTCGTCAGCGTCTGGCTCAGTCAGCGCACACAACTGATGCCGAGAGTGCGACCAGTCCGCGCTTGA
- a CDS encoding RNA polymerase sigma factor: MTEHLTPAHYSDLLRFARRQTRRAAEAEDLLHEALIVALRARRFPTGDDRAWFCGVIRKLAAMQARTASRRLRREQQAAPPEAEGGARSNDPLTFAATLALSLRVVMLLAIAGHNRLEIRHLLSISDDALRQRILMLRRAWRDAGHGETNLELIGLRFPLESGRIRQALLPVTRAAERSWRATIPMGTSSRSIFPHVGLTK; this comes from the coding sequence ATGACCGAGCACCTGACGCCGGCGCATTATTCCGATCTCCTCCGTTTCGCCAGGCGCCAGACCCGCCGCGCGGCCGAAGCGGAGGATTTGTTGCATGAGGCGCTGATCGTCGCGCTCCGGGCCCGGCGTTTCCCGACAGGCGATGATCGCGCCTGGTTCTGCGGCGTTATCCGCAAACTGGCCGCGATGCAGGCGCGCACGGCTTCCCGCCGTCTTCGGCGCGAGCAGCAGGCGGCTCCGCCTGAAGCAGAAGGTGGCGCGCGTTCGAACGATCCCCTGACCTTTGCCGCCACACTGGCGCTAAGCCTCAGGGTCGTGATGTTGCTTGCCATTGCCGGGCACAATCGGCTGGAGATCCGCCACCTCCTCAGTATTTCCGACGACGCGCTGCGCCAGCGCATTCTGATGCTGCGGCGCGCCTGGCGCGACGCCGGCCACGGCGAGACCAATCTGGAACTCATCGGACTGCGCTTTCCGTTGGAAAGCGGCCGCATCCGCCAGGCGTTGTTACCGGTCACGCGGGCGGCCGAGCGATCTTGGCGAGCCACGATCCCGATGGGCACCTCTTCGCGATCAATTTTTCCGCACGTGGGCCTCACGAAATGA
- a CDS encoding VOC family protein — MLSKPRIGAVCYYIQEIARTEAFYRDVLGLSVQRMDDDGAGDDWLMATIENNVELLFFVAESKPGNSPIVVFDLAEGGIDDVVGGLAEKGTTIVTPVSHAPGGWSAEFADPDGHVLSLYQSAEVPRLKRAANG, encoded by the coding sequence ATGCTGTCGAAACCACGTATCGGAGCCGTCTGCTACTACATCCAGGAGATCGCCCGGACCGAAGCCTTCTATCGCGACGTGCTGGGCCTCAGCGTCCAACGCATGGACGATGACGGCGCCGGTGACGACTGGCTGATGGCCACCATCGAAAACAATGTCGAACTGCTCTTCTTCGTTGCCGAGAGCAAGCCCGGCAATTCACCGATCGTCGTCTTCGATCTCGCCGAGGGCGGCATCGACGACGTGGTCGGTGGGCTCGCTGAGAAGGGGACCACGATCGTCACGCCTGTAAGCCACGCGCCGGGCGGCTGGTCGGCGGAATTCGCCGATCCGGATGGACATGTCCTGTCACTCTATCAGTCGGCGGAGGTGCCACGTCTGAAGCGCGCCGCCAACGGCTGA
- a CDS encoding aminopeptidase produces MTYPANTPNPIDPVKLDKLAEVAIQVGLQLQRGQDLVMTAPVAAMPLVRLITKHAYKAGAGLVTTLYSDEDTTLARYAYAPDESFDRASDWLFDGMAKAFAGGAARLAVSGDNPMMLSAQDPAKVARANKANSIAYKPALEKISNFDINWNIVSYPNPSWAKLVFPNDPEDVAVEKLANAIFAASRVDVADPVAAWKEHNANLARRSAWLNGERFAALHFTGPGTDLTVGLADGHLWCGGASEAKNGVTCNPNIPTEEVFTTPHALRVEGHVSSTKPLSHQGTLIDNIQVRFEGGRIVEAKASRGEEVLNKVLDTDEGARRLGEVALVPHSSPISASGILFYNTLFDENASCHIALGQCYSGCFVDDTKLTPEQIRAQGGNSSLIHIDWMIGSGEVDIDGVRADSSRAPVMRRGEWA; encoded by the coding sequence ATGACCTATCCCGCCAATACGCCCAATCCGATTGATCCGGTGAAACTCGACAAGCTCGCGGAAGTCGCGATCCAGGTCGGCCTGCAGTTGCAGCGCGGCCAGGATCTGGTGATGACCGCGCCGGTAGCGGCAATGCCGCTCGTTCGCCTGATCACCAAGCACGCCTACAAGGCGGGCGCCGGGCTCGTGACGACGCTCTATTCCGACGAGGACACGACGCTGGCGCGCTATGCCTACGCCCCCGACGAAAGCTTCGATCGGGCGAGCGACTGGCTCTTCGACGGCATGGCCAAGGCCTTTGCCGGTGGCGCTGCGCGCCTTGCGGTCTCCGGCGACAACCCTATGATGCTTTCGGCGCAGGACCCGGCAAAGGTCGCGCGTGCCAACAAGGCGAATTCCATCGCCTACAAGCCGGCACTCGAAAAGATCTCCAACTTCGACATCAACTGGAACATCGTTTCCTATCCGAACCCGTCCTGGGCAAAGCTGGTCTTCCCGAACGACCCGGAAGACGTTGCCGTCGAGAAGCTCGCCAACGCGATCTTTGCCGCCTCGCGTGTCGACGTCGCCGATCCGGTCGCTGCCTGGAAGGAGCACAATGCCAACCTCGCCCGGCGCTCGGCCTGGCTGAACGGCGAGCGCTTCGCCGCACTCCACTTCACCGGTCCCGGCACCGACCTGACCGTGGGATTGGCCGATGGCCATCTGTGGTGCGGCGGCGCATCCGAAGCCAAGAACGGCGTGACCTGCAATCCGAACATCCCGACCGAAGAAGTGTTCACCACGCCGCATGCGCTGCGCGTCGAGGGGCATGTCTCCTCGACCAAGCCGCTGTCGCACCAGGGCACGCTGATCGACAACATCCAGGTGCGCTTCGAAGGTGGCCGGATCGTCGAGGCGAAGGCATCGCGCGGCGAGGAAGTGCTGAACAAGGTGCTCGACACCGACGAGGGCGCGCGCCGGCTTGGCGAAGTGGCGCTGGTGCCACATTCCTCGCCGATTTCGGCGAGCGGTATCCTGTTCTACAACACGCTGTTCGATGAAAACGCCTCGTGTCACATCGCGCTCGGCCAGTGCTATTCGGGCTGCTTCGTCGACGACACCAAGCTGACGCCGGAACAGATCCGCGCCCAGGGCGGCAATTCGAGCCTGATCCATATCGACTGGATGATCGGCTCGGGTGAGGTGGACATCGACGGCGTGCGTGCCGACAGCAGCCGCGCTCCGGTCATGCGCCGTGGCGAGTGGGCTTGA
- a CDS encoding MBL fold metallo-hydrolase: protein MTSTLTILEPCPGVYVYYDGRVAGVRLHSQRPNWLDDGAYQLGVASYAIVDGEQALVYDTHISLDHAQAIRRHLESLGVTSIRVVLSHWHKDHVAGNAVFADCEIIALRLTAEKLSENREKIETATPPIRPLVMPNRLFEQTLTFAIGKRQVELHHFAIHSADGNVIWLPEERLLLAGDTLEDTVTYVSEADQTATHVAELTRLRQWPIARILPAHGDRDRIAAGGYGPELIDANRRYIERLTSAIAADAPIGTLKDFIADELATGAILYFEPYETVHQSNIERVRAALGTR, encoded by the coding sequence ATGACCTCTACCCTGACGATCCTGGAGCCCTGCCCGGGTGTCTACGTCTATTATGACGGGCGCGTTGCCGGGGTGCGGCTTCACTCGCAACGGCCGAACTGGCTCGATGACGGCGCTTACCAGCTCGGTGTCGCCTCCTATGCCATCGTCGACGGCGAGCAGGCGCTGGTCTATGACACGCATATTTCGCTCGACCACGCCCAGGCAATCCGCAGACATCTCGAAAGCCTCGGCGTTACCTCGATCCGTGTCGTACTCAGCCACTGGCACAAGGACCACGTGGCCGGAAACGCCGTCTTCGCCGATTGCGAGATCATTGCCCTCAGGCTGACAGCCGAGAAGCTGTCGGAAAACCGCGAAAAGATCGAAACGGCAACGCCGCCGATCCGGCCGCTTGTCATGCCCAACCGGCTGTTCGAGCAGACGCTCACGTTTGCCATCGGAAAGCGGCAGGTCGAGTTGCATCACTTCGCCATCCATAGCGCCGATGGCAACGTCATCTGGCTGCCTGAAGAGCGGTTGCTGCTTGCCGGCGACACGCTCGAGGATACCGTGACTTACGTCAGCGAGGCCGATCAGACGGCAACCCATGTGGCCGAGCTCACGCGCCTGCGACAATGGCCGATCGCCAGGATCCTGCCTGCTCATGGCGACCGGGACCGCATCGCTGCCGGTGGCTACGGCCCGGAACTGATCGACGCCAATCGCCGCTACATCGAGCGACTGACGAGCGCCATCGCGGCCGACGCTCCGATCGGCACACTCAAGGATTTCATCGCCGACGAGCTCGCCACCGGCGCGATCCTCTATTTCGAGCCCTACGAAACTGTTCACCAGAGCAATATCGAACGGGTGCGCGCTGCGCTTGGCACGCGTTGA
- a CDS encoding glutathione S-transferase family protein: MLTLVSHHLCPYVQRASIALDEKGVRFERTYIDLEAKPDWFLKISPLGKVPLLQVPQRGGEAVLFESSVIAEYVEESQDGPKLHPEDALERARHRGWMEFGSSILSDLWGFETAKDTETYEQKRKAIAGKFATVEAALSAGPYFAGTAFSLVDAVFAPIFRYFDLFDTLADHGIFDGLDRVSAWRRALAERPSVKAAVTPDYGERLMTFLRDHDAYLLNARRA, encoded by the coding sequence ATGCTCACCCTCGTCAGCCACCACCTCTGCCCCTATGTGCAACGTGCTTCGATTGCGCTTGATGAAAAAGGCGTTCGTTTCGAGCGGACCTATATCGACCTCGAGGCCAAGCCTGACTGGTTCCTGAAGATCTCGCCACTCGGCAAGGTGCCGCTGCTGCAGGTGCCGCAGCGAGGCGGCGAAGCCGTGCTGTTCGAAAGCTCGGTCATCGCCGAATATGTCGAGGAATCCCAGGATGGCCCCAAACTTCACCCCGAAGACGCGTTGGAGCGCGCGCGCCATCGCGGCTGGATGGAGTTCGGTTCGTCGATCCTTTCGGATCTCTGGGGCTTCGAAACCGCCAAGGATACAGAAACCTATGAGCAGAAACGCAAGGCAATCGCCGGCAAGTTTGCGACCGTCGAAGCGGCCCTTTCCGCGGGGCCTTATTTCGCCGGTACCGCGTTCTCGCTGGTCGACGCGGTGTTCGCACCGATCTTCCGCTATTTCGATCTCTTCGACACGCTCGCCGATCATGGCATCTTCGACGGGCTCGATCGGGTCAGCGCCTGGCGCAGGGCGCTCGCTGAACGGCCGAGCGTCAAGGCGGCTGTAACGCCGGACTACGGCGAGCGGCTGATGACCTTCCTCAGGGATCACGACGCCTATCTGCTCAACGCCCGCCGAGCGTGA
- a CDS encoding MarR family winged helix-turn-helix transcriptional regulator, translating to MSDETKHDEKLPGPETTEAWTGLMRARERVLARIEADFKASGLPPLGWYDVLWELVQAEAGRLRPFEIEARTLLAQYNLSRLIDRLAKEGLVRRETFDADGRGQWVVITEAGRAMRARMWQTYGPSIEAHVGARLSEGEARQLAALLAKLR from the coding sequence ATGAGCGATGAGACGAAGCACGACGAAAAGCTCCCCGGACCGGAAACCACGGAGGCCTGGACTGGGCTGATGCGCGCGCGCGAGCGCGTGCTTGCGCGGATCGAAGCCGATTTCAAGGCTTCAGGCTTGCCGCCGCTTGGCTGGTACGACGTGTTGTGGGAACTGGTTCAGGCGGAAGCTGGCCGGCTGCGCCCCTTCGAGATCGAGGCGCGCACGCTGCTTGCGCAGTACAATCTCTCGCGCCTGATCGATCGGCTGGCAAAAGAAGGCCTGGTCCGCCGCGAGACCTTCGACGCCGATGGTCGCGGCCAGTGGGTGGTGATTACCGAGGCCGGTCGGGCGATGCGCGCACGCATGTGGCAGACCTATGGCCCGTCGATCGAGGCCCATGTTGGCGCCAGATTGAGCGAGGGGGAGGCGCGGCAATTGGCGGCGCTGCTGGCGAAGCTGCGGTAG
- a CDS encoding dual specificity protein phosphatase family protein: MASARFPRAKRLLKRLAVGTVALVAALVLYLVGLQWTGNFHTLVAGEVYRSAQPTPEAIATYSKAYGIRTILNLRGEKPDERWYRDEVAAAERNGIRLINFPMSASAEIDRKETDVLMAILKDAPKPLLIHCKAGADRTGLVSTIYLQQIAGVDEETAEWQLSPLYGHVALPYLSGTFAMDETWEALEKSFGLNS; this comes from the coding sequence ATGGCATCTGCAAGGTTTCCGCGCGCGAAGCGTCTTCTGAAACGCCTCGCCGTCGGCACGGTTGCGCTCGTCGCAGCCCTGGTTCTCTACCTCGTCGGTCTGCAATGGACCGGCAACTTCCACACGCTCGTCGCCGGTGAGGTCTACCGTTCGGCCCAGCCGACACCGGAGGCGATCGCCACCTATTCCAAGGCCTACGGCATCCGCACCATTCTCAATCTGCGCGGCGAGAAACCCGACGAGCGCTGGTATCGCGACGAGGTCGCTGCTGCCGAGCGTAACGGTATCCGGCTCATCAACTTCCCGATGTCTGCCTCGGCCGAAATCGACCGCAAGGAAACCGATGTCTTGATGGCAATCCTGAAGGACGCGCCGAAACCGTTGCTGATCCATTGCAAGGCCGGCGCCGATCGCACCGGCCTCGTCTCGACGATCTACCTGCAGCAGATCGCGGGCGTCGACGAGGAGACGGCCGAATGGCAGCTTTCGCCGCTCTACGGCCACGTGGCGCTCCCCTACCTCTCCGGTACCTTTGCCATGGACGAGACCTGGGAAGCCCTGGAGAAATCCTTCGGCCTCAACAGCTAG
- the ybaK gene encoding Cys-tRNA(Pro) deacylase yields MSKTTRATQTLSKAGVAFSVHTYDYDPNAERVGLQAAEALGEDPGRVLKTLMAEVDGKPVCCVVPSDREVSMKKLAAAFGGKSAAMMKPADAERLTGYHVGGISPFGQKKLVPTAIEEAALAEAEVYINGGQRGLQVRLAPRDAQAALKAIAAPLIA; encoded by the coding sequence ATGTCCAAGACCACGCGCGCGACGCAGACGCTTTCGAAGGCCGGTGTAGCCTTCAGCGTGCATACCTATGACTACGATCCCAATGCCGAACGCGTCGGCCTGCAGGCGGCGGAGGCGCTCGGCGAGGATCCGGGCCGGGTGTTGAAAACGCTGATGGCCGAAGTGGACGGCAAGCCGGTCTGCTGCGTCGTGCCCTCCGATCGCGAAGTGAGCATGAAGAAACTGGCCGCTGCTTTCGGCGGCAAGTCGGCCGCCATGATGAAGCCCGCCGATGCCGAGCGGCTGACCGGCTACCATGTCGGCGGTATCAGCCCGTTTGGCCAGAAGAAGCTGGTGCCAACAGCGATCGAGGAAGCCGCCCTTGCCGAGGCTGAAGTCTATATCAATGGCGGCCAGCGCGGGCTGCAGGTGCGGCTCGCGCCGCGCGACGCACAGGCCGCATTGAAGGCGATCGCCGCACCACTCATCGCCTGA
- a CDS encoding ArsC family reductase: MTVTIYGIKNCDTMKKARTWLDGRGIAYRFHDYKAEGIDRPHLERWCKEAGWETVLNRAGTTFRKLDDADKLGLDEQKAIALMLAQPSMIKRPVLEADGNLLIGFKPDLYEAAL, translated from the coding sequence ATGACGGTTACGATCTACGGCATCAAGAACTGCGACACGATGAAGAAGGCGCGCACCTGGCTCGACGGCCGGGGAATCGCCTATCGCTTCCACGACTACAAGGCCGAAGGCATCGACCGCCCGCACCTGGAACGCTGGTGCAAGGAAGCCGGGTGGGAAACCGTGCTGAACCGCGCCGGCACCACCTTCCGCAAGCTCGACGACGCCGACAAGCTGGGCCTAGATGAGCAGAAGGCGATAGCACTCATGCTGGCGCAGCCCTCGATGATCAAGCGCCCGGTGCTCGAAGCCGACGGCAATCTGCTGATCGGCTTCAAACCTGACCTCTACGAGGCGGCGCTATAG
- a CDS encoding YitT family protein, producing MAERSIDVSEVPLERHRLYEDALAILTGTLIMSLGVIIYSKAMLLTGSTSGLALLLQYATGAEFWLVFSLVNLPFYVLAIKRLGWMFALRTFIAVSLVSLFSRLTAGWVEIARLDPIYAAVVGGGLMGTGLLILFRHRTGLGGINIVAIYLQEKFGVRAGYFQLAVDLAILAAAYFVLPPANLVLSVVGAAVVNMTLAINHRPGRYAGVT from the coding sequence ATGGCCGAGCGCAGCATCGACGTGTCCGAAGTCCCTCTCGAACGCCACCGCCTCTACGAGGATGCGCTGGCGATCCTGACGGGCACGCTGATCATGTCGCTCGGCGTCATCATCTACAGCAAGGCGATGCTCTTGACGGGCAGCACCTCCGGGCTGGCGCTGCTTCTGCAATATGCGACTGGCGCCGAGTTCTGGCTGGTCTTCTCCCTCGTCAACCTGCCCTTCTACGTCCTGGCGATCAAACGGCTCGGCTGGATGTTTGCGCTGCGCACCTTCATCGCCGTCAGCCTCGTCTCGCTGTTTTCGCGGCTGACGGCCGGTTGGGTGGAGATCGCCCGGCTCGATCCCATCTATGCGGCCGTCGTCGGCGGCGGACTGATGGGCACGGGCCTGCTGATCCTCTTCCGGCATCGCACCGGGCTTGGCGGCATCAACATCGTGGCGATCTATCTCCAGGAAAAGTTCGGCGTCCGCGCCGGTTACTTCCAGCTCGCGGTCGATCTCGCCATCCTCGCCGCCGCCTATTTCGTGCTGCCGCCTGCAAACCTCGTGCTTTCGGTCGTGGGTGCAGCCGTCGTCAACATGACGCTGGCGATCAACCACAGGCCCGGCCGCTATGCCGGCGTGACCTGA
- the tatA gene encoding tyrosine aminotransferase, which yields MFDALTRQPDDPLLALIGLYRKDERPGKVDLGVGVYRDETGHTPIFRAVKAAEKRLLETQDSKAYVGPEGDLVFIDHLWTLVGGDTVDRSHIAGVQTPGGSGALRLAADLIHQMGGKRIWIGLPSWPNHASIFKTAGLETAGYPFFDVPSQTVLFDNMMTALQGAAAGDAVLLHASCHNPTGGVITQAQWMELAAVIAERGLLPLVDLAYQGFGRGLDEDVAGLRHLIGVVPEALVAVSCSKSFGLYRERAGAIFAVTTSSSSADTVRSNLAGLARTSYSMPPDHGAAIVRIILSDTDLKRDWMEELETMRLRIANIRRALAEGLRDRWQALGAVASQEGMFSLLPLAEADVMRLRNEHGIYMPGSGRINIAGLKTAEVDGVIAKFKNL from the coding sequence ATGTTCGACGCACTGACCCGCCAACCCGACGACCCGTTGCTGGCCCTGATCGGGCTCTACCGCAAGGACGAGCGCCCCGGAAAGGTCGATCTCGGCGTCGGCGTCTACCGCGACGAAACCGGCCACACGCCGATCTTCCGCGCCGTCAAGGCTGCGGAAAAGCGCCTGCTCGAAACCCAGGACAGCAAGGCCTATGTCGGCCCCGAAGGCGACCTGGTCTTCATCGATCATCTCTGGACGCTGGTCGGCGGCGACACCGTCGATCGCAGCCACATTGCCGGCGTGCAGACGCCGGGCGGTTCCGGCGCGCTCAGGCTTGCGGCCGACCTCATTCACCAAATGGGCGGCAAGCGCATCTGGATCGGTCTGCCGAGCTGGCCGAACCACGCGAGCATCTTCAAGACGGCCGGCCTCGAAACCGCCGGTTACCCGTTCTTCGACGTGCCATCGCAGACCGTGCTCTTCGACAACATGATGACGGCGCTGCAGGGCGCTGCTGCCGGCGACGCCGTTCTCCTGCATGCGAGCTGCCACAACCCGACGGGCGGCGTTATCACGCAAGCGCAATGGATGGAGCTTGCGGCCGTCATCGCCGAGCGCGGCCTGCTGCCGCTCGTCGATCTCGCCTATCAGGGTTTCGGCCGCGGCCTCGACGAGGACGTCGCCGGCCTTCGCCACCTGATCGGCGTCGTGCCGGAGGCGCTGGTCGCGGTTTCCTGCTCCAAGTCCTTCGGCCTCTACCGCGAGCGCGCCGGCGCGATCTTCGCGGTGACGACTTCGTCGTCCTCGGCCGATACCGTCCGCTCCAACCTCGCGGGCCTCGCGCGCACCAGCTATTCGATGCCGCCGGATCATGGTGCAGCCATCGTTCGTATTATTCTTTCCGACACGGATCTTAAGCGCGACTGGATGGAAGAGCTCGAAACCATGCGGCTGCGCATCGCCAACATCCGCCGGGCGCTTGCCGAAGGCTTGCGCGACCGCTGGCAGGCGCTCGGTGCCGTCGCCAGCCAGGAAGGCATGTTCTCGCTGCTGCCGCTCGCCGAGGCCGACGTGATGCGGCTCAGGAACGAGCATGGCATTTACATGCCCGGCTCCGGCCGCATCAACATCGCCGGCCTGAAGACGGCGGAAGTCGACGGCGTCATCGCCAAGTTCAAGAACCTCTGA
- a CDS encoding Lrp/AsnC family transcriptional regulator, producing the protein MVEKAVMELDQVDRRIIRLLVEDASLSNNELAARVGLSPAPLSRRLARLYATGVIRQTVVVDPKAAGIGFQAFVEVTLERTASKVGHRFIELVSRMPEVVECHTVAGDFDFLLKIAVRDVADYKRLLWSEFEQIAEIKTLRSTILLDSPKMTAATLGDGR; encoded by the coding sequence ATGGTTGAAAAGGCGGTGATGGAACTGGATCAGGTCGACCGACGCATCATCCGTCTGCTGGTCGAGGATGCGTCGTTGAGCAACAACGAGCTTGCGGCCCGGGTCGGTCTCTCACCGGCGCCGCTGTCGCGCCGCCTCGCCCGGCTCTATGCGACGGGCGTTATCCGCCAGACGGTGGTGGTCGATCCGAAGGCCGCAGGCATCGGCTTCCAGGCCTTTGTCGAGGTGACGCTGGAGCGCACTGCAAGCAAGGTCGGCCACCGTTTCATCGAGCTGGTTTCACGCATGCCGGAGGTGGTGGAATGCCACACGGTCGCCGGCGACTTCGATTTTCTCCTGAAGATCGCCGTGCGCGACGTCGCCGACTACAAGCGTCTGCTCTGGAGCGAGTTCGAGCAGATCGCGGAGATCAAGACGCTGCGTTCGACCATCCTTCTCGACAGCCCAAAGATGACGGCCGCCACCTTGGGTGACGGCCGCTGA